In Callithrix jacchus isolate 240 chromosome 18, calJac240_pri, whole genome shotgun sequence, one DNA window encodes the following:
- the SFT2D2 gene encoding vesicle transport protein SFT2B, which translates to MDKLKKVLSGQDTEDRSGLSEVVEASSLSWGTRIKGFIACFAIGILCSLLGTFLLWVPRKGLHLFAVFYTFGNIASIGSTIFLMGPLKQLKRMFEPTRLIATIMVLLCFALTLCSAFWWHNKGLALIFCILQSVALTWYSLSFIPFARDAVKKCFAACLA; encoded by the exons ATGGACAAGCTGAAGAAGGTGCTGAGCGGGCAGGACACGGAGGACCGGAGCGGCCTGTCCGAG GTTGTTGAGGCATCTTCGTTAAGCTGGGGTACCAGGATAAAAGGCTTCATTGCGTGTTTTGCTATAGGAattctctgctcactgctg GGTACTTTTCTGCTGTGGGTGCCCAGGAAGGGACTACACCTCTTCGCAGTGTTTTATACTTTTGGTAACATCGCATCAATTGGGAG TACCATCTTCCTCATGGGGCCGCTGAAACAGCTGAAGCGGATGTTTGAGCCTACGCGTCTGATTGCAACTATCATGGTGCTG TTGTGTTTTGCACTTACCCTGTGTTCTGCCTTTTGG TGGCATAACAAGGGACTTGCACTTATCTTCTGCATTTTGCAGTCTGTGGCATTGACATG gTATAGCCTTTCCTTCATACCATTTGCAAG GGATGCTGTGAAGAAGTGTTTTGCCGCATGTCTTGCATAA